Proteins encoded by one window of Primulina huaijiensis isolate GDHJ02 chromosome 1, ASM1229523v2, whole genome shotgun sequence:
- the LOC140984445 gene encoding ATP-dependent helicase BRM-like isoform X3 yields MQSGGGPQQGGGGHGRSTAPSASASPSSSSSAAFDHQQQQRQSLQQQFLRRTEGNTALLAYQAGNINGALAGANVLASGSMQLPQQSRKLIDPGQQHAPPNIQDQGHNRIQGAEQQMLNPFQHTYLQHAFQAAQPKSTLGMQSQQQMKPGISGPLVKDEDMRMKNMIQVGNLSPASTSKKSSEQVVDGEKPADHNQRSISSEPRSSYPARLGQTMSSASMLGPHTQQNFMKMTNNPMAAQMQALQSLALEHNIDLSNPANANVIAQLIPLMQSRMVAQQKANDSNISIQSASFPKPNSTSMQVASESSPHANSSSDVSGQSGSSKVRQVLSSSMGVTSSAALVDNSSNLSLQQFSAHVKDNQLTPRQPNIVGSGMPLFHPMQSPGNSSQGVESLMLAKASSISEASQAQYARKANQSPRKSVTPSSDGEVGNLSTPAGGPFPQMRQSHVGFTKQQLHVLKAQILAFRRLKKGDSTLPRELLQAISPPPLDLKIQQVLPPPGTASKDRSTGECVDEHVKSMESTEKVPQVVALAAGAGKVKEEVLRDVKATSSAANTQNTTPETKVSRSVVPRGKEEHQDEGFSGKLEHGTDLGTQTPPIRSDVTVDRDKAVASKPVVSETIQVKKPIQASNATQPKDTGSARKYHGPLFDFPVFTRKHDTLGSSMMNNNNNLVLAYDIKDLFSEEGGEICKRRRAEKIGKIEKLLSVNLERKKFKPDLVIRLQIESKKLQLVDLQARLRDEIEQQQIEIMAMPDRPYRKFVRLCERQRLELNRQSQASQKAVREKQLKSIFQWRKKLLEAHWIIRDARIARNRGVHKYHEKMLREFSKRKDDGRDKRMEALKNNDVERYREMLLEQQTNINGEAAERYAVLSSFLTQTEEYLHKLGSKITAAKNLQEVEEAGSSAVAAARAQGLSEEEVRAAAACAREEVMIRNRFTEMNAPKENTSVNKYYNLAHAVSERVTRQPSMLRAGTLRDYQLVGLQWMLSLYNNKLNGILADEMGLGKTVQVMSLIAYLMEFKGNYGPHLIIVPNAVLVNWKSEFHIWLPTVSCIFYVGGKDQRAKLFSQEVLAMKFNVLVTTYEFIMYDRSKLSKVDWKYIIIDEAQRMKDRESVLARDLDRYRCQRRLLLTGTPLQNDLKELWSLLNLLLPEVFDNRKAFHDWFSQPFQKEGPTHNAEDDWLETEKKVIVIHRLHQILEPFMLRRRVEDVEGSLPPKVSIVLKCRMSSIQSVIYDWIKSTGTLRVDPEDEKLKVQKNPIYQPKVYKTLNNRCMELRKSCNHPLLNYPYFSDISKDFLVRSCGKLWVLDRVLIKLHRTGHRVLLFSTMTKLLDIVEEYLQWRRLVFRRIDGTTSLEDRESAIMDFNSPDTDCFIFLLSIRAAGRGLNLQSADTVIIYDPDPNPKNEEQAVARAHRIGQTREVKVIYMEAVVDKIPSHQKEDEIRSEGAVDSDDDLAGKDRYMGSIESLIRNNIQQYKIDMADEVINAGRFDQRTTHEERRLTLETLLHDEERYQETVHDVPSLHEVNRMIARSDAEVELFDQMDEELDWTEDMTRYDQVPKWLRASTKEVNTTISNLSKKSSKNVFYGGGVGLESSDIVHETERKRGRPKRKVPIYTELDDEEEEFSEASSEDRNRYSVQGVGETGDFEDDESTGAPRLNNVQSEEESPVSADGYQSQRALESIRNNHALDEAGSSGSSSHSQRLLRMVSSSASSQKFGSLSALDDRSNSRSKKSVDELEEGEIAASGDSHIDHQQSGSWIQDRDEGEDEQVLQPKIKRKRSIRYRPRPADRLGEKYIKKSSLRHENRSQLQFQVEGRNAFQERDERAHNVGEPSSLKTDKNDLSMKNRSSLPSRKTSKAKLHGSMKSGAVNYVSTPDYTQEQPREKWDNKLKRPTGSGYKMSEVIQRKCKNVISKLQRRIDKEGHQIIPLLTELWKRIENSNPVGGAGNNLLDFRRIDLRVDKSEYSGVMELVSDVQLVLKCGLQYYGFSYEVRSEAKKVHDLFFDILKIAFPDTDFREARNSMSFSGPISTPASASRQMLASQTKRQKLVKDVDSDNGHFQKPQTRAAIHTLEDTKTRSYMTQKELRLGSSSSRELSQQDNAHPFTHPGDFVICKKKRKDREKSAVKAGNRSAGPLSPIGLGLNIKSPSSFSGTKDMGLMQQIGAQQSRAALSPQQGNSGGSAVGWANPVKRMRTDAGKRRPSHL; encoded by the exons ATGCAATCTGGCGGTGGGCCCCAGCAAGGCGGCGGCGGACATGGACGGAGCACTGCCCCTTCAGCCTCTGCTTCGCCATCCTCGTCTTCATCTGCCGCATTTGATCACCAGCAGCAACAAAGACAG TCATTGCAGCAACAATTTCTGAGGAGAACCGAAGGGAATACTGCCCTTTTAGCCTACCAAGCTGGCAATATTAATGGGGCCCTTGCTGGAGCAAATGTTTTGGCATCTGGATCCATGCAATTACCTCAGCAATCCAGGAAGTTAATTGATCCGGGCCAACAGCACGCCCCTCCTAATATTCAAGACCAGGGTCACAATAGGATTCAAGGTGCTGAACAACAGATGTTGAATCCTTTCCAACATACTTACTTGCAACATGCCTTTCAGGCTGCACAACCGAAATCAACCTTAGGGATGCAATCCCAGCAGCAGATGAAACCAGGGATATCTGGTCCTCTTGTCAAAGATGAAGATATGCGGATGAAAAATATGATCCAAGTTGGGAATCTGTCTCCGGCATCCACCTCCAAAAAATCATCTGAGCAGGTCGTTGACGGTGAGAAACCAGCAGATCATAATCAGCGGTCCATATCAAGCGAACCAAGATCTAGTTATCCTGCACGTCTTGGTCAAACAATGTCATCAGCATCAATGCTGGGGCCACATACCCAgcaaaatttcatgaaaatgaCTAACAACCCCATGGCTGCACAAATGCAAGCCTTGCAGTCTTTGGCGCTCGAGCACAATATTGACCTGTCTAATCCTGCAAATGCAAATGTGATCGCTCAACTAATTCCCCTTATGCAATCCAGAATGGTTGCTCAGCAAAAAGCAAATGACAGCAATATCAGTATTCAATCTGCATCTTTTCCAAAACCTAACAGTACTTCAATGCAAGTTGCAAGCGAAAGTTCACCCCATGCTAATTCCTCGAGCGATGTATCTGGGCAGTCTGGATCTTCAAAAGTTAGGCAGGTTTTGTCTAGTAGTATGGGTGTGACTTCTAGTGCTGCTCTGGTTGACAATTCTAGCAACCTATCACTGCAGCAGTTCTCTGCACATGTTAAAGATAACCAACTTACTCCTAGACAACCAAATATTGTTGGAAGTGGAATGCCCCTATTTCATCCCATGCAATCACCCGGGAATTCAAGCCAAGGTGTTGAAAGTTTAATGCTTGCGAAAGCTTCATCCATTTCAGAAGCTTCTCAGGCCCAGTATGCCAGAAAAGCTAATCAATCTCCCCGAAAATCTGTAACTCCATCTAGTGATGGGGAGGTGGGAAATTTGTCAACACCTGCTGGTGGACCATTTCCCCAGATGCGACAATCACATGTTGGATTTACAAAGCAGCAACTGCACGTACTTAAAGCACAAATACTTGCATTTAGGCGTCTGAAG AAAGGAGATTCAACTCTGCCACGTGAATTGCTCCAAGCTATTTCCCCTCCACCACTTGATTTAAAGATACAGCAGGTATTGCCCCCTCCTGGGACTGCTAGCAAGGATAGGTCAACTGGAGAGTGTGTAGATGAGCATGTAAAATCTATGGAGTCAACTGAAAAAGTGCCTCAGGTTGTGGCTTTGGCTGCTGGAGCAGGTAAAGTGAAGGAGGAAGTTCTGAGAGATGTCAAGGCAACTTCTTCGGCTGCTAATACGCAAAACACTACACCTGAAACAAAGGTATCAAGATCTGTGGTTCCTCGTGGGAAAGAAGAACATCAAGATGAAGGGTTTTCAGGGAAGTTGGAACATGGGACTGATCTTGGAACACAGACACCTCCTATTAGGAGTGATGTTACTGTAGATAGGGATAAAGCAGTTGCTTCGAAGCCAGTTGTTTCAGAAACAATTCAAGTTAAGAAACCTATTCAAGCAAGCAATGCAACTCAACCCAAGGATACTGGTTCAGCTAGAAAGTACCATGGCCCTTTGTTTGATTTCCCAGTGTTTACTAGGAAACATGACACACTTGGGTCATCTATGatgaacaataataataatctcgTTCTAGCTTATGATATTAAAGATCTTTTCTCCGAGGAAGGTGGAGAGATTTGTAAAAGGAGAAGGGCAGAAAAAATAGGAAAGATTGAAAAATTACTATCTGTAAACTTGGAGAGGAAGAAGTTTAAACCTGATCTTGTTATACGGCTACAAATTGAATCAAAAAAACTtcagcttgtagatcttcaggCACGGTTGAGGGATGAGATTGAGCAACAACAAATAGAGATAATGGCAATGCCTGATAGACCATATCGGAAATTTGTTCGACTATGCGAGCGTCAACGGCTAGAGCTAAACAGGCAATCTCAGGCTAGTCAGAAGGCAGTTAGAGAAAAGCAACTGAAATCCATATTTCAGTGGCGCAAGAAGCTTCTTGAGGCACACTGGATCATCCGCGACGCTCGAATTGCTCGCAATAGGGGAGTTCACAAGTATCATGAAAAAATGCTAAGGGAGTTTTCTAAGAGGAAAGATGATGGCCGTGATAAAAGGATGGAAGCACTGAAAAATAATGACGTGGAAAGATATAGGGAGATGTTGTTGGAACAACAAACTAACATCAACGGTGAGGCTGCAGAAAGATATGCTGTTCTGTCGTCATTCCTGACTCAAACTGAAGAATATCTTCACAAATTAGGAAGTAAAATAACAGCAGCTAAAAATCTTCAGGAGGTTGAGGAGGCAGGCAGTTCTGCCGTCGCCGCAGCACGTGCACAG GGTCTCTCGGAAGAAGAAGTAAGAGCTGCTGCTGCCTGTGCTAGAGAAGAAGTGATGATAAGGAATCGATTCACTGAGATGAATGCACCAAAAGAAAATACATCCGTTAACAA GTATTACAATCTCGCACATGCTGTTAGTGAAAGGGTCACTAGGCAGCCTTCGATGTTACGTGCCGGAACATTACGTGACTATCAGCTT GTTGGTTTGCAGTGGATGTTATCTTTGTACAACAACAAATTAAATGGAATCTTGGCCGACGAGATGGGTCTTGGGAAGACCGTTCAG GTCATGTCCTTGATTGCATATTTAATGGAGTTTAAAGGAAACTATGGTCCACATCTTATCATTGTTCCTAATGCTGTTCTGGTGAACTGGAAG AGTGAATTCCACATTTGGCTTCCAACTGTCTCCTGCATATTTTATGTTGGTGGAAAAGATCAAAGGGCAAAATTGTTTTCTCAA GAAGTCTTAGCGATGAAGTTTAATGTCCTTGTGACAACTTATGAGTTCATTATGTATGATCGGTCAAAACTTTCAAAAGTTGATTGGAAGTATATTATAATTGATGAAGCACAACGAATGAAGGACAGAGAGTCAGTTCTAGCTCGTGATCTTGATAGATATCGATGCCAAAGGCGCTTGCTTCTGACTGGAACACCATTGCAG AATGATCTTAAAGAACTATGGTCCCTTTTAAACCTATTGCTCCCAGAAGTATTTGATAATAGGAAAGCTTTTCACGATTGGTTTTCACAACCATTTCAAAAAGAAGGTCCCACACACAATGCTGAGGATGACTGGCTTGAGACTGAGAAGAAGGTGATAGTTATCCATAGACTTCATCAAATTTTAGAGCCATTTATGCTTAGGCGTCGTGTTGAAGATGTGGAAGGATCACTGCCTCCCAAG GTTTCCATTGTCCTGAAATGCAGAATGTCTTCCATTCAGAGTGTCATATATGACTGGATCAAATCCACAGGTACTCTAAGAGTTGACCCAGAAGATGAAAAGCTCAAAGTTCAGAAGAATCCAATTTATCAGCCAAAAGTTTACAAGACCTTAAATAACAGATGCATGGAGCTAAGGAAATCATGCAATCACCCTTTACTCAACTATCCATATTTTAGTGATATTTCAAAGGATTTTCTTGTGAGATCATGCGGAAAATTGTGGGTTCTGGATAGAGTGTTAATTAAGCTTCATCGAACTGGCCATAGGGTATTGCTATTTAGCACCATGACCAAACTGCTCGACATAGTGGAGGAATATTTGCAATGGAGAAGGCTTGTTTTCAGACGAATCGACGGGACAACTAGTTTGGAAGATCGTGAGAGTGCTATTATGGACTTCAATAGTCCTGATACTGATTGTTTTATATTCTTACTCAGCATTCGTGCTGCTGGACGAGGTTTGAATCTTCAATCTGCTGACACCGTCATCATATATGATCCTGATCCAAACCCAAAAAATGAGGAACAGGCTGTCGCTCGAGCACACCGAATTGGGCAGACTAGGGAGGTAAAAGTCATTTATATGGAAGCTGTGGTAGACAAAATACCAAGCCATCAGAAAGAAGATGAGATCAGGAGTGAAGGTGCAGTTGATTCGGATGACGACCTTGCTGGGAAGGATCGTTATATGGGTTCTATTGAGAGCCTCATTCGGAATAACATCCAACAATATAAGATTGACATGGCTGATGAAGTTATAAATGCTGGTCGTTTTGACCAAAGGACAACACATGAAGAGAGACGCCTGACCTTAGAAACCTTGTTGCATGATGAAGAGAGATACCAAGAAACTGTACACGATGTTCCTTCTCTTCATGAAGTTAATCGGATGATTGCCAGAAGTGATGCGGAAGTAGAGCTCTTTGATCAAATGGATGAGGAACTTGACTGGACAGAAGATATGACTCGGTATGATCAAGTTCCAAAATGGCTTCGAGCAAGCACTAAAGAAGTAAATACCACAATTTCTAATTTATCCAAGAAGTCATCAAAGAATGTCTTCTATGGAGGAGGTGTGGGTTTAGAATCCAGTGACATCGTTCATGAGACCGAGAGAAAGAGGGGGCGTCCCAAGAGGAAAGTTCCTATTTACACTGAATTGGATGACGAAGAAGAAGAATTTTCTGAAGCTAGTTCGGAGGATAGGAATCGATATTCTGTACAAGGAGTAGGAGAAACTGGGGATTTTGAAGATGATGAATCTACTGGGGCTCCACGACTTAATAACGTGCAGTCAGAAGAAGAAAGTCCCGTTTCTGCTGATGGATACCAATCCCAAAGAGCTTTGGAAAGCATCAGAAACAACCATGCACTTGATGAAGCAGGTTCATCTGGATCTTCTTCACACAGTCAAAGGTTATTAAGGATGGTTTCTTCTTCCGCGTCTTCTCAGAAATTTGGATCACTTTCTGCTTTAGATGACAGGTCCAACTCCCGTTCGAAGAAGTCG GTAGATGAATTAGAAGAAGGGGAAATTGCTGCATCTGGTGATTCTCATATTGACCACCAGCAATCTGGTAGCTGGATTCAAGATCGTGATGAAGGTGAAGATGAACAGGTCTTGCAGCCCAAAATTAAACGAAAACGAAGTATTCGGTATCGTCCAAGGCCTGCAGATAGATTAGGAGAGAAATATATTAAGAAGTCATCCCTTCGCCATGAGAATCGTTCTCAATTGCAATTTCAGGTGGAAGGTAGAAATGCATTCCAGGAAAGGGATGAACGTGCACATAATGTTGGAGAACCTAGCTCATTGAAAACTGACAAAAATGATTTATCCATGAAGAACAGGAGTAGTTTACCCTCGAGGAAAACATCTAAAGCTAAATTGCATGGTTCTATGAAATCTGGTGCGGTTAATTATGTATCTACTCCAGATTATACTCAGGAGCAACCAAGGGAAAAATGGGACAATAAATTGAAAAGGCCTACTGGTAGTGGCTATAAAATGTCTGAGGTCATCCAGAGAAAG TGCAAGAATGTCATTAGTAAGCTCCAGAGAAGAATAGATAAAGAAGGTCATCAAATAATACCCTTGCTAACTGAACTTTGGAAAAGAATTGAGAACTCCAATCCTGTGGGTGGGGCAGGGAATAACCTTTTGGACTTTAGAAGGATCGACCTTCGTGTAGACAAATCTGAGTACAGTGGTGTCATGGAGCTTGTATCTGATGTGCAACTTGTGTTGAAGTGTGGTTTGCAGTATTATGGATTCTCTTATGAG GTGAGGTCGGAAGCGAAGAAAGTACACGATCTCTTCTTTGACATCTTGAAGATAGCATTTCCAGACACTGATTTTCGAGAAGCCAGAAATTCCATGTCTTTTTCTGGTCCAATTTCGACACCAGCCAGTGCTTCAAGACAGATGCTTGCTAGTCAGACCAAGCGCCAGAAATTAGTGAAGGATGTGGATTCTGACAATGGTCATTTTCAGAAGCCACAGACTCGAGCAGCCATCCATACTCTGGAGGACACCAAGACCAGAAGTTATATGACACAAAAAGAGCTTCGGCTTGGAAGTAGCAGTAGCCGCGAGCTTAGCCAACAGGATAATGCACACCCGTTTACTCATCCTGGGGACTTCGTTATCTGCAAAAAGAAGAGGAAAGACAGGGAAAAATCAGCAGTGAAGGCAGGGAATAGGTCAGCAGGTCCTCTGTCACCTATTGGCCTTGGCCTTAATATTAAAAGTCCAAGCTCATTTTCTGGCACCAAAGATATGGGATTGATGCAGCAAATTGGTGCACAACAAAGTCGAGCTGCCCTTTCTCCTCAACAAGGGAATAGTGGTGGTAGTGCTGTTGGATGGGCGAATCCTGTAAAGAGAATGAGAACCGATGCTGGAAAGAGGCGCCCAAGCCATTTATGA